In one Nicotiana sylvestris chromosome 8, ASM39365v2, whole genome shotgun sequence genomic region, the following are encoded:
- the LOC138874947 gene encoding uncharacterized protein, whose translation MVQGSRQWHEKLPFALLGYRTTVRTLVGTTLYLFVYGTEAVIPAEVEIPSLRIVAEAEIDDDEWVKTRLEQLSLIDEKRLATVCHVQLYQKKIARAYNKKVRPRKFEVGQQVLKHILPYQAEAKGKFVANW comes from the coding sequence atggtgcaaggttctaggcaatggcatgaaaagttaccttttgctttgctgggttaccgcactactgttcgcactttagTAGGTACAACTCTTtatttgtttgtatatggtactgaagcagttatacccgcagaagttgaaattccatctcttCGAATTGTTGCTGAAgcagaaattgatgatgatgagtgggtcaaaacacgattggagcaattaagtctgattgatgaaaaaagactGGCAACAGTATGTCATGTTCAATTGTATCAGAAAAAGATAGcgagagcatacaataagaaggtgcgtccccggaaatttgaagtgggtcaacaagtACTAAAACATATCCTTCCATATCaggctgaagctaaaggcaagtttgtcGCAAATTGGTAG